The following proteins are co-located in the Pomacea canaliculata isolate SZHN2017 linkage group LG8, ASM307304v1, whole genome shotgun sequence genome:
- the LOC112570683 gene encoding 1-phosphatidylinositol 4,5-bisphosphate phosphodiesterase beta-4-like isoform X2 gives MTKQFEFNWRIPVPEPLQTGDYFDCWDEECGAFEPNCLVKVDEYGFFIYWKSEGREGQVLECSQVNDIRLGMVLKITDPKILAELQEKSEYSIDQRTVTICSGLDLVNITYTPMVGRDPETAKTWFEGLRKITLNTKANNVCPMTQLKKHWMKLCFMVNPSGKIPVRSITRTFASGKTEKMIMTCLKDLGLPSGKFDEIEPSAFTFDKFYELYHKICPRSDIEELFKEISSDKSYVTIQHLIDFFNERQRDPRLNEILFPFYNRSRILQIIQVYEQNSEYVEKEWLSMDGFCRYLMSDENAPVFLDRLDIYMDMDQPLPHYFINSSHNTYLTGRQFGGRSSVEMYRQVLLAGCRCVELDCWDGRNEDQEPIITHGKAMCTDILFKDAIQAIKETAFVTSEYPVILSFENHCSKFQQYKMAKYCEDILGDLLLKRPIEGHQLEPGIPLPSPNQLKRKILIKNKRLKPEVEKRQLELFQKGISEVSTEDNELGDDPSILPANVDGEEGPLNDADNESSSSSSDSGQLDDEAAAAAVAAVSSLPGSNLDPTGANVDTEAHPELVIGKTDAIIIDADAEVKKTSIKISNKKMEDMLKEDVPEGSLTADEEMMLYSSYHYTGATTNIHPYLSAMINYAQPVKFQGFDVAEASRLYYCMSSFSETAAYSLIKHSCMEFVDYNKRQNSRIYPKGGRVDSSNFLPQIFWNAGCQMVALNFQTPDLAMQLNQGKFEYNSNCGYLLKPDFMRRPDRTFDPFSESPVDGVIAAYCSVQVISGQFLSDKKIGTYVEVDMYGLPTDTIRREFRTRVVPNNGLNPVYNEEPFVFRKVVLPELAVLRVAVYEDTSKLIGQRILPLDGLQAGYRHISLRTESNFPLSLPTLFCRIILKTYVKQEFREFVDALSAPIQALSMAEKREKQMKDMGIDEKDISDVPVIRKHHEKASNGQISQSQQLPANSSGGAKKDDRKVEDIKFEVVTRDKLCQEKLFLKLLRKQQKDVELMKKRHQKERGLMQRAHCTVVDKLVATHDKEKTATEKSVEKKLKKNRDSSTDLKSQSEGAVLNLVTDHKAKVKELVCDQTREWSDLVVRQVTEEHELMKEHVRQQNELLVKLIEEAHQLQLTELEARQERENKELKTAQAKHSMDSSKAVQNDKTIKNKAERDRRIRELKENNMKKFIDERKRYAVRHSRQAESLKKSHSEQMEKLMKDNEKAMEMAEMAHEEAKLATKPETVV, from the exons ATGACCAAGCAGTTTGAATTCAACTGGCGGATACCAGTGCCAGAACCACTGCAGACTGGGGACTACTTTGACTGTTGGGATGAG gaatgtGGTGCCTTTGAACCAAACTGTCTTGTCAAAGTTGATGAATATGGATTCTTTATTTACTGGAAGAGTGAAGGAAGG GAGGGACAAGTCCTGGAATGTTCTCAGGTCAATGACATTCGGCTGGGAATGGTTCTTAAGATCACA GATCCCAAGATCTTGGCTGAGTTGCAGGAGAAGAGTGAATACAGCATTGATCAGCGAACTGTCACCATCTGCAGTGGCCTTGACCTTGTTAACATTACATACACACCCATGGTTGGGCGTGACCCTGAAACTGCCAAG ACATGGTTTGAAGGACTTAGGAAGATCACTCTTAATACAAAGGCCAATAACGTATGCCCAATGACTCAGCTGAAAAAACA TTGGATGAAACTCTGTTTTATGGTCAATCCAAGTGGAAAGATTCCAGTCAGAAG CATCACACGAACTTTTGCTTCtggaaaaacagagaaaatgattATGACATGTTTGAAGGACCTTGGGCTTCCAAGTGGAAAA tttgatGAAATTGAACCCTCTGCATTTACCTTTGACAAATTCTACGAACTGTATCACAAAATCTGTCCACGCTCAGACATTGAAGAGCTGTTTAAAGAAAT ATCAAGTGACAAGTCTTATGTCACTATTCAACATCTAATAGATTTCTTTAATGAA agacagagagatcCAAGATTGAATGaaattctctttcctttctacAACCGCAGTCGCATTCTTCAGATCATCCAAGTGTATGAGCAGAATTCGGAGTATGTTGAGAAGG AATGGCTGAGCATGGATGGTTTTTGTCGATACTTAATGTCTGACGAGAACGCTCCAGTGTTCCTTGACCGACTGGACATCTACATGGACATGGACCAACCCCTGCCGCACTATTTCATCAACTCTTCACACAATACCTACCTCACTGGCCGACAGTTTGGTGGCCGGTCCTCTGTTGAAATGTACCGACAGGTGCTTTTGGCTGGCTGCAG GTGTGTGGAGCTGGACTGCTGGGATGGTCGTAATGAAGACCAGGAGCCCATTATCACTCATGGCAAGGCCATGTGCACAGACATTTTATTCAAG GATGCGATCCAGGCAATCAAAGAAACTGCATTTGTCACTTCAGAGTACCCTGTCATCCTATCTTTTGAGAATCACTGCAG cAAATTTCAGCAGTACAAAATGGCCAAGTATTGTGAAGATATTTTGGGTGACCTGCTCCTGAAAAGACCTATTGAAGGACATCAG CTAGAACCTGGCATTCCACTCCCTTCACCTAATCAGCTCAAACGTAAGATCTTGATCAAGAACAAACGCTTGAAGCCAGAAGTGGAGAAGA GACAGCTGGAGCTCTTTCAGAAGGGCATTAGTGAGGTGAGCACCGAAGACAATGAACTAGGTGATGACCCAAGCATCTTGCCAGCCAACGTGGATGGTGAGGAGGGCCCTCTGAATG ATGCGGACAATGAAAGCTCAAGCTCTAGTAGCGATTCTGGCCAGTTAGACGATGAggcagcagctgctgctgtgGCCGCGGTATCTTCGCTCCCCGGATCTA ACCTTGACCCAACAGGTGCAAATGTAGATACAGAAGCCCACCCAGAACTTGTCATTGGCAAAACAGATGCAATCATCATTGATGCTGATGCAGAGGTCAAGAAAACAAGCATTAAGATCTCAAATAAGAAG ATGGAGGATATGCTGAAGGAAGATGTCCCTGAGGGAAGTCTGACAGCAGATGAAGAAATGATGTTGTACTCTTCATACCACTACACGGGTGCTACTACTAACATCCATCCTTACCTGTCAGCCATGATCAACTATGCCCAGCCAGTCAAGTTCCAAGGCTTTGATGTGGCAGAAG CTAGCCGACTGTATTACTGCATGTCCTCCTTCAGTGAAACTGCCGCCTACAGTCTCATCAAACATAGTTGTATGGAGTTTGTGGA CTACAACAAGAGGCAAAACAGCAGAATTTACCCCAAAGGTGGGCGAGTGGACTCCAGCAACTTTCTTCCTCAG ATTTTCTGGAATGCAGGCTGCCAAATGGTAGCACTTAACTTCCAGACACCTGATCTGGCCATGCAACTAAACCAGGGCAAGTTTGAATATAATAGTAACTGTGG CTATCTGCTGAAACCAGATTTTATGCGGCGGCCGGACCGCACCTTTGATCCCTTTTCTGAAAGCCCTGTGGATGGTGTAATTGCTGCATACTGCTCAGTCCAG GTGATATCAGGCCAGTTTTTGTCAGATAAGAAGATTGGCACATATGTGGAAGTTGATATGTATGGTTTGCCAACGGATACTATTCGCCGTGAATTCCGCACGCGAGTAGTACCTAATAATGGACTGAATCCAGTCTACAACGAGGAGCCTTTTGTCTTTCGAAAG GTTGTATTGCCAGAGTTGGCAGTATTGAGGGTAGCAGTGTATGAAGATACAAGCAAGCTAATAGGGCAGCGCATTCTGCCTCTTGATGGTCTGCAGGCAG GCTATCGACATATATCGCTTAGGACTGAAAGCAACTTTCCCTTGTCACTGCCAACCTTGTTCTGCCGCATCATTCTTAAGACATATGTCAAGCAGGAGTTCAGAG AGTTTGTGGATGCGCTGTCTGCTCCGATCCAAGCTTTGTCAATggcagagaaaagagagaagcagATGAAGGACATGGGTATTGATGAAAAGGACATCTCTGATGTGCCGGTGATACGCAAGCATCATGAGAAAGCATCCAATGGCCAGATCTCCCAAAGTCAACAGCTTCCTGCCAACAGCTCCGGTGGTGCCAAGAAAGATGATAGGAAAG TAGAGGACATCAAATTCGAGGTAGTGACCCGGGATAAACTATGCCAAGAAAAGCTGTTCCTGAAGTTGCTACGCAAACAGCAGAAGGATGTGGAGCTCATGAAGAAACGACATCAGAAGGAGCGTGGCTTGATGCAGCGAGCACACTGCACAGTTGTAGACAAACTAGTAGCAACACACGACAAGGAGAAGACAGCTACAGAGAAGTCTGTTGAGAAGAAGCTGAAAAAGAACAG GGACAGCAGCACTGACCTCAAATCGCAATCTGAAGGAGCTGTTCTAAATCTAGTTACCGACCACAAGGCAAAG GTGAAGGAGCTGGTGTGTGACCAGACAAGAGAGTGGTCAGACCTTGTTGTACGTCAGGTGACAGAAGAGCATGAGCTGATGAAGGAACACGTACGACAGCAGAATGAGCTGCTGGTCAAACTGATTGAAGAGGCTCACCAGCTGCAACTCACAGAGCTAGAAGCTCGGCAGGAAAG ggAAAACAAAGAGCTGAAAACTGCACAAGCGAAACACTCCATGGACTCCAGTAAGGCTGTGCAGAATGACAAAACTATCAAGAACAAAGCTGAGAGAGACAG ACGAATCCGtgaactgaaagaaaataacatgaagAAGTTTATTGATGAACGGAAGCGGTATGCAGTCCGACACTCGCGACAGGCAGAAAGTCTTAAGAAGTCACACTCAGAACAAATGGAGAAGTTGATGAAAGATAATGAAAAG GCGATGGAGATGGCAGAGATGGCTCATGAAGAAGCAAAACTGGCGACTAAACCAGAAACAGTTGTGtga
- the LOC112570683 gene encoding 1-phosphatidylinositol 4,5-bisphosphate phosphodiesterase beta-4-like isoform X1, which translates to MTKQFEFNWRIPVPEPLQTGDYFDCWDEECGAFEPNCLVKVDEYGFFIYWKSEGREGQVLECSQVNDIRLGMVLKITDPKILAELQEKSEYSIDQRTVTICSGLDLVNITYTPMVGRDPETAKTWFEGLRKITLNTKANNVCPMTQLKKHWMKLCFMVNPSGKIPVRSITRTFASGKTEKMIMTCLKDLGLPSGKFDEIEPSAFTFDKFYELYHKICPRSDIEELFKEISSDKSYVTIQHLIDFFNERQRDPRLNEILFPFYNRSRILQIIQVYEQNSEYVEKEWLSMDGFCRYLMSDENAPVFLDRLDIYMDMDQPLPHYFINSSHNTYLTGRQFGGRSSVEMYRQVLLAGCRCVELDCWDGRNEDQEPIITHGKAMCTDILFKDAIQAIKETAFVTSEYPVILSFENHCSKFQQYKMAKYCEDILGDLLLKRPIEGHQLEPGIPLPSPNQLKRKILIKNKRLKPEVEKRQLELFQKGISEVSTEDNELGDDPSILPANVDGEEGPLNDADNESSSSSSDSGQLDDEAAAAAVAAVSSLPGSNLDPTGANVDTEAHPELVIGKTDAIIIDADAEVKKTSIKISNKKMEDMLKEDVPEGSLTADEEMMLYSSYHYTGATTNIHPYLSAMINYAQPVKFQGFDVAEERNIQYHMSSFNENTGLGYLKTQAIEFVNYNKRQNSRIYPKGGRVDSSNFLPQIFWNAGCQMVALNFQTPDLAMQLNQGKFEYNSNCGYLLKPDFMRRPDRTFDPFSESPVDGVIAAYCSVQVISGQFLSDKKIGTYVEVDMYGLPTDTIRREFRTRVVPNNGLNPVYNEEPFVFRKVVLPELAVLRVAVYEDTSKLIGQRILPLDGLQAGYRHISLRTESNFPLSLPTLFCRIILKTYVKQEFREFVDALSAPIQALSMAEKREKQMKDMGIDEKDISDVPVIRKHHEKASNGQISQSQQLPANSSGGAKKDDRKVEDIKFEVVTRDKLCQEKLFLKLLRKQQKDVELMKKRHQKERGLMQRAHCTVVDKLVATHDKEKTATEKSVEKKLKKNRDSSTDLKSQSEGAVLNLVTDHKAKVKELVCDQTREWSDLVVRQVTEEHELMKEHVRQQNELLVKLIEEAHQLQLTELEARQERENKELKTAQAKHSMDSSKAVQNDKTIKNKAERDRRIRELKENNMKKFIDERKRYAVRHSRQAESLKKSHSEQMEKLMKDNEKAMEMAEMAHEEAKLATKPETVV; encoded by the exons ATGACCAAGCAGTTTGAATTCAACTGGCGGATACCAGTGCCAGAACCACTGCAGACTGGGGACTACTTTGACTGTTGGGATGAG gaatgtGGTGCCTTTGAACCAAACTGTCTTGTCAAAGTTGATGAATATGGATTCTTTATTTACTGGAAGAGTGAAGGAAGG GAGGGACAAGTCCTGGAATGTTCTCAGGTCAATGACATTCGGCTGGGAATGGTTCTTAAGATCACA GATCCCAAGATCTTGGCTGAGTTGCAGGAGAAGAGTGAATACAGCATTGATCAGCGAACTGTCACCATCTGCAGTGGCCTTGACCTTGTTAACATTACATACACACCCATGGTTGGGCGTGACCCTGAAACTGCCAAG ACATGGTTTGAAGGACTTAGGAAGATCACTCTTAATACAAAGGCCAATAACGTATGCCCAATGACTCAGCTGAAAAAACA TTGGATGAAACTCTGTTTTATGGTCAATCCAAGTGGAAAGATTCCAGTCAGAAG CATCACACGAACTTTTGCTTCtggaaaaacagagaaaatgattATGACATGTTTGAAGGACCTTGGGCTTCCAAGTGGAAAA tttgatGAAATTGAACCCTCTGCATTTACCTTTGACAAATTCTACGAACTGTATCACAAAATCTGTCCACGCTCAGACATTGAAGAGCTGTTTAAAGAAAT ATCAAGTGACAAGTCTTATGTCACTATTCAACATCTAATAGATTTCTTTAATGAA agacagagagatcCAAGATTGAATGaaattctctttcctttctacAACCGCAGTCGCATTCTTCAGATCATCCAAGTGTATGAGCAGAATTCGGAGTATGTTGAGAAGG AATGGCTGAGCATGGATGGTTTTTGTCGATACTTAATGTCTGACGAGAACGCTCCAGTGTTCCTTGACCGACTGGACATCTACATGGACATGGACCAACCCCTGCCGCACTATTTCATCAACTCTTCACACAATACCTACCTCACTGGCCGACAGTTTGGTGGCCGGTCCTCTGTTGAAATGTACCGACAGGTGCTTTTGGCTGGCTGCAG GTGTGTGGAGCTGGACTGCTGGGATGGTCGTAATGAAGACCAGGAGCCCATTATCACTCATGGCAAGGCCATGTGCACAGACATTTTATTCAAG GATGCGATCCAGGCAATCAAAGAAACTGCATTTGTCACTTCAGAGTACCCTGTCATCCTATCTTTTGAGAATCACTGCAG cAAATTTCAGCAGTACAAAATGGCCAAGTATTGTGAAGATATTTTGGGTGACCTGCTCCTGAAAAGACCTATTGAAGGACATCAG CTAGAACCTGGCATTCCACTCCCTTCACCTAATCAGCTCAAACGTAAGATCTTGATCAAGAACAAACGCTTGAAGCCAGAAGTGGAGAAGA GACAGCTGGAGCTCTTTCAGAAGGGCATTAGTGAGGTGAGCACCGAAGACAATGAACTAGGTGATGACCCAAGCATCTTGCCAGCCAACGTGGATGGTGAGGAGGGCCCTCTGAATG ATGCGGACAATGAAAGCTCAAGCTCTAGTAGCGATTCTGGCCAGTTAGACGATGAggcagcagctgctgctgtgGCCGCGGTATCTTCGCTCCCCGGATCTA ACCTTGACCCAACAGGTGCAAATGTAGATACAGAAGCCCACCCAGAACTTGTCATTGGCAAAACAGATGCAATCATCATTGATGCTGATGCAGAGGTCAAGAAAACAAGCATTAAGATCTCAAATAAGAAG ATGGAGGATATGCTGAAGGAAGATGTCCCTGAGGGAAGTCTGACAGCAGATGAAGAAATGATGTTGTACTCTTCATACCACTACACGGGTGCTACTACTAACATCCATCCTTACCTGTCAGCCATGATCAACTATGCCCAGCCAGTCAAGTTCCAAGGCTTTGATGTGGCAGAAG AGCGCAACATACAGTACCACATGTCTTCGTTCAACGAAAACACAGGCTTGGGTTACCTCAAAACCCAGGCTATAGAATTTGTTAA CTACAACAAGAGGCAAAACAGCAGAATTTACCCCAAAGGTGGGCGAGTGGACTCCAGCAACTTTCTTCCTCAG ATTTTCTGGAATGCAGGCTGCCAAATGGTAGCACTTAACTTCCAGACACCTGATCTGGCCATGCAACTAAACCAGGGCAAGTTTGAATATAATAGTAACTGTGG CTATCTGCTGAAACCAGATTTTATGCGGCGGCCGGACCGCACCTTTGATCCCTTTTCTGAAAGCCCTGTGGATGGTGTAATTGCTGCATACTGCTCAGTCCAG GTGATATCAGGCCAGTTTTTGTCAGATAAGAAGATTGGCACATATGTGGAAGTTGATATGTATGGTTTGCCAACGGATACTATTCGCCGTGAATTCCGCACGCGAGTAGTACCTAATAATGGACTGAATCCAGTCTACAACGAGGAGCCTTTTGTCTTTCGAAAG GTTGTATTGCCAGAGTTGGCAGTATTGAGGGTAGCAGTGTATGAAGATACAAGCAAGCTAATAGGGCAGCGCATTCTGCCTCTTGATGGTCTGCAGGCAG GCTATCGACATATATCGCTTAGGACTGAAAGCAACTTTCCCTTGTCACTGCCAACCTTGTTCTGCCGCATCATTCTTAAGACATATGTCAAGCAGGAGTTCAGAG AGTTTGTGGATGCGCTGTCTGCTCCGATCCAAGCTTTGTCAATggcagagaaaagagagaagcagATGAAGGACATGGGTATTGATGAAAAGGACATCTCTGATGTGCCGGTGATACGCAAGCATCATGAGAAAGCATCCAATGGCCAGATCTCCCAAAGTCAACAGCTTCCTGCCAACAGCTCCGGTGGTGCCAAGAAAGATGATAGGAAAG TAGAGGACATCAAATTCGAGGTAGTGACCCGGGATAAACTATGCCAAGAAAAGCTGTTCCTGAAGTTGCTACGCAAACAGCAGAAGGATGTGGAGCTCATGAAGAAACGACATCAGAAGGAGCGTGGCTTGATGCAGCGAGCACACTGCACAGTTGTAGACAAACTAGTAGCAACACACGACAAGGAGAAGACAGCTACAGAGAAGTCTGTTGAGAAGAAGCTGAAAAAGAACAG GGACAGCAGCACTGACCTCAAATCGCAATCTGAAGGAGCTGTTCTAAATCTAGTTACCGACCACAAGGCAAAG GTGAAGGAGCTGGTGTGTGACCAGACAAGAGAGTGGTCAGACCTTGTTGTACGTCAGGTGACAGAAGAGCATGAGCTGATGAAGGAACACGTACGACAGCAGAATGAGCTGCTGGTCAAACTGATTGAAGAGGCTCACCAGCTGCAACTCACAGAGCTAGAAGCTCGGCAGGAAAG ggAAAACAAAGAGCTGAAAACTGCACAAGCGAAACACTCCATGGACTCCAGTAAGGCTGTGCAGAATGACAAAACTATCAAGAACAAAGCTGAGAGAGACAG ACGAATCCGtgaactgaaagaaaataacatgaagAAGTTTATTGATGAACGGAAGCGGTATGCAGTCCGACACTCGCGACAGGCAGAAAGTCTTAAGAAGTCACACTCAGAACAAATGGAGAAGTTGATGAAAGATAATGAAAAG GCGATGGAGATGGCAGAGATGGCTCATGAAGAAGCAAAACTGGCGACTAAACCAGAAACAGTTGTGtga
- the LOC112570683 gene encoding 1-phosphatidylinositol 4,5-bisphosphate phosphodiesterase beta-4-like isoform X3, which yields MTKQFEFNWRIPVPEPLQTGDYFDCWDEECGAFEPNCLVKVDEYGFFIYWKSEGREGQVLECSQVNDIRLGMVLKITDPKILAELQEKSEYSIDQRTVTICSGLDLVNITYTPMVGRDPETAKTWFEGLRKITLNTKANNVCPMTQLKKHWMKLCFMVNPSGKIPVRSITRTFASGKTEKMIMTCLKDLGLPSGKFDEIEPSAFTFDKFYELYHKICPRSDIEELFKEISSDKSYVTIQHLIDFFNERQRDPRLNEILFPFYNRSRILQIIQVYEQNSEYVEKEWLSMDGFCRYLMSDENAPVFLDRLDIYMDMDQPLPHYFINSSHNTYLTGRQFGGRSSVEMYRQVLLAGCRCVELDCWDGRNEDQEPIITHGKAMCTDILFKDAIQAIKETAFVTSEYPVILSFENHCSKFQQYKMAKYCEDILGDLLLKRPIEGHQLEPGIPLPSPNQLKRKILIKNKRLKPEVEKRQLELFQKGISEVSTEDNELGDDPSILPANVDGEEGPLNDLDPTGANVDTEAHPELVIGKTDAIIIDADAEVKKTSIKISNKKMEDMLKEDVPEGSLTADEEMMLYSSYHYTGATTNIHPYLSAMINYAQPVKFQGFDVAEERNIQYHMSSFNENTGLGYLKTQAIEFVNYNKRQNSRIYPKGGRVDSSNFLPQIFWNAGCQMVALNFQTPDLAMQLNQGKFEYNSNCGYLLKPDFMRRPDRTFDPFSESPVDGVIAAYCSVQVISGQFLSDKKIGTYVEVDMYGLPTDTIRREFRTRVVPNNGLNPVYNEEPFVFRKVVLPELAVLRVAVYEDTSKLIGQRILPLDGLQAGYRHISLRTESNFPLSLPTLFCRIILKTYVKQEFREFVDALSAPIQALSMAEKREKQMKDMGIDEKDISDVPVIRKHHEKASNGQISQSQQLPANSSGGAKKDDRKVEDIKFEVVTRDKLCQEKLFLKLLRKQQKDVELMKKRHQKERGLMQRAHCTVVDKLVATHDKEKTATEKSVEKKLKKNRDSSTDLKSQSEGAVLNLVTDHKAKVKELVCDQTREWSDLVVRQVTEEHELMKEHVRQQNELLVKLIEEAHQLQLTELEARQERENKELKTAQAKHSMDSSKAVQNDKTIKNKAERDRRIRELKENNMKKFIDERKRYAVRHSRQAESLKKSHSEQMEKLMKDNEKAMEMAEMAHEEAKLATKPETVV from the exons ATGACCAAGCAGTTTGAATTCAACTGGCGGATACCAGTGCCAGAACCACTGCAGACTGGGGACTACTTTGACTGTTGGGATGAG gaatgtGGTGCCTTTGAACCAAACTGTCTTGTCAAAGTTGATGAATATGGATTCTTTATTTACTGGAAGAGTGAAGGAAGG GAGGGACAAGTCCTGGAATGTTCTCAGGTCAATGACATTCGGCTGGGAATGGTTCTTAAGATCACA GATCCCAAGATCTTGGCTGAGTTGCAGGAGAAGAGTGAATACAGCATTGATCAGCGAACTGTCACCATCTGCAGTGGCCTTGACCTTGTTAACATTACATACACACCCATGGTTGGGCGTGACCCTGAAACTGCCAAG ACATGGTTTGAAGGACTTAGGAAGATCACTCTTAATACAAAGGCCAATAACGTATGCCCAATGACTCAGCTGAAAAAACA TTGGATGAAACTCTGTTTTATGGTCAATCCAAGTGGAAAGATTCCAGTCAGAAG CATCACACGAACTTTTGCTTCtggaaaaacagagaaaatgattATGACATGTTTGAAGGACCTTGGGCTTCCAAGTGGAAAA tttgatGAAATTGAACCCTCTGCATTTACCTTTGACAAATTCTACGAACTGTATCACAAAATCTGTCCACGCTCAGACATTGAAGAGCTGTTTAAAGAAAT ATCAAGTGACAAGTCTTATGTCACTATTCAACATCTAATAGATTTCTTTAATGAA agacagagagatcCAAGATTGAATGaaattctctttcctttctacAACCGCAGTCGCATTCTTCAGATCATCCAAGTGTATGAGCAGAATTCGGAGTATGTTGAGAAGG AATGGCTGAGCATGGATGGTTTTTGTCGATACTTAATGTCTGACGAGAACGCTCCAGTGTTCCTTGACCGACTGGACATCTACATGGACATGGACCAACCCCTGCCGCACTATTTCATCAACTCTTCACACAATACCTACCTCACTGGCCGACAGTTTGGTGGCCGGTCCTCTGTTGAAATGTACCGACAGGTGCTTTTGGCTGGCTGCAG GTGTGTGGAGCTGGACTGCTGGGATGGTCGTAATGAAGACCAGGAGCCCATTATCACTCATGGCAAGGCCATGTGCACAGACATTTTATTCAAG GATGCGATCCAGGCAATCAAAGAAACTGCATTTGTCACTTCAGAGTACCCTGTCATCCTATCTTTTGAGAATCACTGCAG cAAATTTCAGCAGTACAAAATGGCCAAGTATTGTGAAGATATTTTGGGTGACCTGCTCCTGAAAAGACCTATTGAAGGACATCAG CTAGAACCTGGCATTCCACTCCCTTCACCTAATCAGCTCAAACGTAAGATCTTGATCAAGAACAAACGCTTGAAGCCAGAAGTGGAGAAGA GACAGCTGGAGCTCTTTCAGAAGGGCATTAGTGAGGTGAGCACCGAAGACAATGAACTAGGTGATGACCCAAGCATCTTGCCAGCCAACGTGGATGGTGAGGAGGGCCCTCTGAATG ACCTTGACCCAACAGGTGCAAATGTAGATACAGAAGCCCACCCAGAACTTGTCATTGGCAAAACAGATGCAATCATCATTGATGCTGATGCAGAGGTCAAGAAAACAAGCATTAAGATCTCAAATAAGAAG ATGGAGGATATGCTGAAGGAAGATGTCCCTGAGGGAAGTCTGACAGCAGATGAAGAAATGATGTTGTACTCTTCATACCACTACACGGGTGCTACTACTAACATCCATCCTTACCTGTCAGCCATGATCAACTATGCCCAGCCAGTCAAGTTCCAAGGCTTTGATGTGGCAGAAG AGCGCAACATACAGTACCACATGTCTTCGTTCAACGAAAACACAGGCTTGGGTTACCTCAAAACCCAGGCTATAGAATTTGTTAA CTACAACAAGAGGCAAAACAGCAGAATTTACCCCAAAGGTGGGCGAGTGGACTCCAGCAACTTTCTTCCTCAG ATTTTCTGGAATGCAGGCTGCCAAATGGTAGCACTTAACTTCCAGACACCTGATCTGGCCATGCAACTAAACCAGGGCAAGTTTGAATATAATAGTAACTGTGG CTATCTGCTGAAACCAGATTTTATGCGGCGGCCGGACCGCACCTTTGATCCCTTTTCTGAAAGCCCTGTGGATGGTGTAATTGCTGCATACTGCTCAGTCCAG GTGATATCAGGCCAGTTTTTGTCAGATAAGAAGATTGGCACATATGTGGAAGTTGATATGTATGGTTTGCCAACGGATACTATTCGCCGTGAATTCCGCACGCGAGTAGTACCTAATAATGGACTGAATCCAGTCTACAACGAGGAGCCTTTTGTCTTTCGAAAG GTTGTATTGCCAGAGTTGGCAGTATTGAGGGTAGCAGTGTATGAAGATACAAGCAAGCTAATAGGGCAGCGCATTCTGCCTCTTGATGGTCTGCAGGCAG GCTATCGACATATATCGCTTAGGACTGAAAGCAACTTTCCCTTGTCACTGCCAACCTTGTTCTGCCGCATCATTCTTAAGACATATGTCAAGCAGGAGTTCAGAG AGTTTGTGGATGCGCTGTCTGCTCCGATCCAAGCTTTGTCAATggcagagaaaagagagaagcagATGAAGGACATGGGTATTGATGAAAAGGACATCTCTGATGTGCCGGTGATACGCAAGCATCATGAGAAAGCATCCAATGGCCAGATCTCCCAAAGTCAACAGCTTCCTGCCAACAGCTCCGGTGGTGCCAAGAAAGATGATAGGAAAG TAGAGGACATCAAATTCGAGGTAGTGACCCGGGATAAACTATGCCAAGAAAAGCTGTTCCTGAAGTTGCTACGCAAACAGCAGAAGGATGTGGAGCTCATGAAGAAACGACATCAGAAGGAGCGTGGCTTGATGCAGCGAGCACACTGCACAGTTGTAGACAAACTAGTAGCAACACACGACAAGGAGAAGACAGCTACAGAGAAGTCTGTTGAGAAGAAGCTGAAAAAGAACAG GGACAGCAGCACTGACCTCAAATCGCAATCTGAAGGAGCTGTTCTAAATCTAGTTACCGACCACAAGGCAAAG GTGAAGGAGCTGGTGTGTGACCAGACAAGAGAGTGGTCAGACCTTGTTGTACGTCAGGTGACAGAAGAGCATGAGCTGATGAAGGAACACGTACGACAGCAGAATGAGCTGCTGGTCAAACTGATTGAAGAGGCTCACCAGCTGCAACTCACAGAGCTAGAAGCTCGGCAGGAAAG ggAAAACAAAGAGCTGAAAACTGCACAAGCGAAACACTCCATGGACTCCAGTAAGGCTGTGCAGAATGACAAAACTATCAAGAACAAAGCTGAGAGAGACAG ACGAATCCGtgaactgaaagaaaataacatgaagAAGTTTATTGATGAACGGAAGCGGTATGCAGTCCGACACTCGCGACAGGCAGAAAGTCTTAAGAAGTCACACTCAGAACAAATGGAGAAGTTGATGAAAGATAATGAAAAG GCGATGGAGATGGCAGAGATGGCTCATGAAGAAGCAAAACTGGCGACTAAACCAGAAACAGTTGTGtga